The Abditibacteriaceae bacterium sequence TAGCCGAACCCAAGTTTGAACCCCGAGCAGAACCGAAACTCGAACCTCGCATGGAAAAGCCCTTGCCGCGCATGGAGCCGCCCGTCGCCGATTATGTCACCAGCACGCTGGAAAATCACGCGCCTTTGGGTTCACCCGAAAATCCAATCGTCCAACTCGACCGTTTGTAAATCACTTCCATGCCTCTCGAATATCTTTCCTTCTGGCTGCGCGAAACCATTTCCAATATCGCGCGCAACCGCCTCATGAGCCTTGTCGCCATCACCACGACGACTGTCGGCTTGCTCATTCTGGGCACGTTTTATCTGACTCTCGCTAACCTTCGCACCGCCGTTGACCGCGAAACACAAAAGCTCGACATCGTGGTGTTTTTGTCGAACAACATCACACCCGAGCGCCGCAAGGAAATTTACGAGGCCGCGCGCATACCGCAGGTGAAGCAGCTCAAGCTCATTTCGCGCGATCAGGCGCTGGAGCGCATGAAGCGCGACTTGCCTTCGATCCCGGTCGAGGAATTTAAGAAAGGCAACCCGCTCAAAGACGAGTTGCACATCAAGCTGAATAACCCCGAAGACATTATTCAGGTGCAGAAATATATGGAAACCATCAAAGGCGTTTCCAAAGTGGGGCGCGACGACGAAGTGACACGCGTGCTGCTCAAAGTGAATCGTTTTCTGGCAATCGCCAGCGTTTTCGCTTCGCTGCTGCTCGGCATGGCGATTCTGCTGATTATTCACAACGCGATTCGTCTCACGATTTTCGCGCGTCGCCGAGAAATCCGCATCATGGAACTTGTCGGCGCAACCGGCTGGTTTATTCGTGTGCCGTTTTTGCTTGAAGGCGTGTTATACGGATTGGCGGGCGCAGCGCTGGCTACGGTTTGCCTGGGTGCGCTGTGGGTCGGTATTTCGCGCCTCGATGCACAGCTTGTGCGTATTTTAATGCCGCTTATCGGCACCGACATCTGGCTTAAATGCGCGTTTGCGCTCACCGGCGCGGGCCTCGCTTTTGGCTTTTTTGGTTCGTGGGTTTCGCTTTCGCGCTCGCTCAATCGGGCCACGCAGATTTAAAAGGGCATCAATAGTACGGTCGAATTCGACCGTACTTCTTTCGTTTTCCGCATTGATACCAAACGGTTACGCATCGATGACCTAGCTTTTACTTTTGCGAAACAAACGGGAAACAATGCGCCCTTACAATGTTCCTCAATCCAATCCGAGAGGGGAACTTTCGTGAAAGCCATTTTCCAGGCCTGCCTAGCGCGGGCAAAAAACTCGACCTTGCCCATGATGTTGTTGGCACTCCTGGCGGCGCTAATGTGCGCCGTTCCGTCCTTTGCACAGGAAGCAGCAACCGCTGCTGCCGCCAAAGCACCCGAACTGGCCGCACCACTCACCGAGCTGAAACTCGATACCGGCGACAACGCCTGGGTTCTTGCCAGTGCAGCGCTCGTCTTGCTGATGACGCCCGGCCTCGCTTACTTCTACGGCGGCCTGGTTCGCAGCAAGAACATGCTCAACA is a genomic window containing:
- a CDS encoding permease-like cell division protein FtsX, which encodes MPLEYLSFWLRETISNIARNRLMSLVAITTTTVGLLILGTFYLTLANLRTAVDRETQKLDIVVFLSNNITPERRKEIYEAARIPQVKQLKLISRDQALERMKRDLPSIPVEEFKKGNPLKDELHIKLNNPEDIIQVQKYMETIKGVSKVGRDDEVTRVLLKVNRFLAIASVFASLLLGMAILLIIHNAIRLTIFARRREIRIMELVGATGWFIRVPFLLEGVLYGLAGAALATVCLGALWVGISRLDAQLVRILMPLIGTDIWLKCAFALTGAGLAFGFFGSWVSLSRSLNRATQI